In one Arachis duranensis cultivar V14167 chromosome 9, aradu.V14167.gnm2.J7QH, whole genome shotgun sequence genomic region, the following are encoded:
- the LOC107466809 gene encoding uncharacterized protein LOC107466809 has protein sequence MENMQYAEELVREFLVFRGFTNTLQSYDSELRTDLGKGFHVDKILDLIFSLYVPKFQADRLVALLSFFKHYLSSSSETALVSTLSKIQTSLLRFYVVHALQANRRDRVIDFFAVHGSDLLQRSQDWTRWFAIPYVKNPNQDPEFRVYFSKEWYEALHLSVRNFFSEIFNGTRLPALLKISSEMNATNVLKRDILNLNIKLAELQALLDEKEAKLSHYRSMEGSISSLSNLREESSQMSRGFPEVSPTAVPRAVQTEINQDSVVNGAANIQSEYVISKSGDNSTGALNDRVGNGGSGDTMQTVHESPSIEISGEVCGEEDFPDVKVEHQETFLGHTSPISRCCFSASGNNIASASLDGTVRIWTYDSSTPVSRNATIYCGTEILSLDWECKSDRLLLIGTSDGCIKAWNVDAKRVVCDLNTTQAFPSVLDIKCSPVEPIFVSAAASGGAGSNYFDNLGFASLTVWNMKTWKPMTVLPLGEDPPAITSLCFNHNGKILAASAVDGMIHMFDMSAGLQITGWPAHDSSISSILFGPDETSIFSLGSDRKIFEWSLQNQGQILWSRDCSRFSYPLKGPQYCRHEMALDASGRRLLVTSSSVRAPIYQVQGHLNGWRTLPHGAPITAVDWHPTSPIFLTGSADNSVRVTSLS, from the exons ATGGAGAACATGCAGTACGCGGAGGAGCTGGTTCGGGAGTTCCTCGTCTTCCGAGGCTTCACCAACACTCTCCAATCCTACGACTCTGAGCTCCGAACCGATCTTGGAAAGGGCTTCCACGTCGATAAGATCCTCGACCTCATCTTCTCCCTCTACGTTCCCAAATTCCAAGCCGATAGGCTCGTTGCCCTCCTCTCCTTCTTTAAGCACTACCTCTCCTCTTCTTCCGAAACCGCACTCGTTTCTACGCTCTCCAAAATCCAAACTTCTCTTCTCCGCTTCTACGTCGTTCACGCCTTGCAAGCCAATCGCAGGGACAGAGTCATCGACTTCTTCGCTGTCCATGGCAGTGACCTCTTGCAACGCTCACAGGATTGGACTCGCTGGTTCG CGATTCCTTATGTTAAGAATCCGAACCAGGATCCTGAATTTCGGGTTTATTTCTCCAAGGAGTGGTATGAGGCCTTGCATCTTTCTGTCAGAAACTTCTTTAGCGAGATATTCAATGGAACTC GGCTACCTGCACTGCTGAAGATCAGTTCAGAGATGAATGCCACCAACGTACTCAAAAGAGATATCCTAAATCTGAATATTAAATTGGCAGAGCTTCAGGCTTTGCTTGATGAGAAAGAGGCGAAGTTATCTCACTATAGGAG TATGGAAGGAAGCATTAGTTCATTGAGCAATTTGCGGGAGGAAAGTTCTCAGATGTCAAGAGGTTTTCCAGAGGTTTCCCCAACTGCTGTTCCACGAGCAGTTCAAACAGAAATTAACCAAGATTCAGTTGTGAATGGAGCTGCAAATATTCAGTCTGAGTATGTCATTTCCAAGTCAGGTGATAATTCAACTGGGGCATTGAATGATCGTGTTGGAAATGGTGGATCAGGCGATACCATGCAAACAGTTCATGAAAGTCCAAGTATAG AAATTAGTGGAGAAGTTTGTGGTGAAGAAGATTTTCCTGATGTCAAAGTAGAGCACCAG GAGACGTTCTTGGGGCATACTAGTCCAATCAGCCGATGTTGCTTCTCTGCTTCCGGGAACAATATCGCTAGTGCTTCTCTAGATGGAACTGTTAG AATATGGACATATGATTCATCAACTCCAGTGTCTAGAAATGCAACCATATATTGTGGCACGGAAATTTTGTCTCTTGACTGGGAATGTAAATCTGACCGCTTG CTGTTAATAGGTACATCAGATGGGTGTATAAAGGCATGGAATGTAGATGCAAAGAGAGTTGTTTGTGATCTCAATACAACTCAAGCATTTCCAAG TGTCTTGGACATAAAGTGCAGTCCCGTGGAACCTATTTTTGTATCTGCAGCAGCATCTGGAGG TGCTGGTTCCAATTATTTTGACAACCTGGGTTTTGCTTCTCTCACTGTGTGGAACATGAAGACGTGGAAACCCATG ACAGTCCTTCCTCTTGGAGAAGATCCACCAGCTATTACTTCTCTATGCTTTAATCACAATGGAAAGATTTTAGCTGCTTCTGCTGTTGATGGAATGATCCACATGTTTG ACATGTCTGCTGGCCTACAAATTACTGGCTGGCCTGCACATGATTCTTCTATCAGTTCTATTCTTTTTGGACCGGATGAGACTAGCATTTTTAGCCTGGGCTCTGACAGGAAG ATTTTTGAGTGGAGTTTGCAAAATCAAGGTCAAATTCTATGGTCAAGAGACTGCAGTAG GTTCTCTTACCCTCTGAAAGGTCCACAATATTGCAGACATGAGATGGCATTAGATGCAAGTGGGAGAAGACTCTTGGTAACGTCTAGTTCAGTTAGAGCCCCCATATACCAG GTTCAAGGTCATTTAAATGGTTGGAGAACACTTCCTCATGGTGCTCCTATTACTGCTGTGGATTGGCATCCTACCTCGCCCATTTTCCTGACTGGATCAGCTGATAACTCTGTCCGAGTGACATCTTTATCATAG
- the LOC107466812 gene encoding G-type lectin S-receptor-like serine/threonine-protein kinase At5g24080 — protein sequence MKSAAYSFHCYAARALVMVLGCFISSCLSSNQIGLGSRLLASKGQTWVSDNNTFAFGFTKSENDNRLFQLGIWFNELPGDPTLVWSPNRDSPVSKDAMLELDTTGNLVLMDGDTTVWASNTSGAGVEAATMEESGNFILHDSRKNLMWQSFLQPSDTLLPNQPLTVSSELTSSKSSSHEGYYALKMLQQPISLSLALTYNLPETSKASEESYTNYSYWQGPDISNVTGKVIAVLDQAGSFRIVYGDASDGAVYVYKNDNDDAGMSAAVHQSTQLTVLRRLTLEKNGNLRLYRWDDDVNGSRQWVPEWAAVSNPCDIAGICGNGVCHLDRTKTNASCTCLPGTSNVGKEGQCYENSSLVGKCNSRRKSQTSQFRISTVQQTNYYYSEFSVIANYSDFASVSKCGDACLSDCDCVASVYGLDEERPYCWVLRSLNFGGFEDTSSTLFVKVSANSSMTPYRNAGGSNSSSDGMGSAKEKAVIIPTVLIMLVLIVLLCLLLYYSVHRKRMLKREMESSMILSGAPMNFSYRDMQIRTSNFSQLLGTGGFGSVYKGSLGDGTLIAVKKLDRVLPHGEREFITEVNTIGSMHHMNLVRLCGYCSEGLHRLLVYEFMKNGSLDKWIFPSYEARDRVLDWPTRFYIAVATAQGIAYFHEQCRNRIIHCDIKPENILLDENFCPKVSDFGLAKLMGREHSHVVTMVRGTRGYLAPEWVSNRPITVKADVYSYGMLLLEIIGGRRNLDMSFDAEDFFYPGWAYKEMTNGSTIKVADRRLNGVVDEEELMRTLKVAFWCIQDEVFLRPTMGEVVRMLEGSTNINMPPMPQTVLELIEEGLEHVYKAMKREYNPSSSSTITSHLTSQATCSKSTMSPR from the exons ATGAAAAGTGCTGCTTATTCATTTCATTGCTATGCGGCTAGAGCTCTTGTTATGGTCTTGGGGTGTTTCATCAGTAGCTGCCTTTCTTCTAATCAGATTGGTTTGGGCTCGAGGTTATTGGCTAGTAAGGGACAAACATGGGTTTCTGATAATAATACATTTGCTTTTGGGTTCACAAAATCAGAGAATGATAATCGATTATTTCAGCTGGGCATTTGGTTTAATGAGCTTCCAGGAGATCCAACACTGGTTTGGTCACCTAACAG AGACTCTCCTGTATCCAAAGATGCAATGCTGGAGCTGGACACAACCGGCAACCTTGTCCTCATGGACGGAGACACCACCGTTTGGGCTTCAAACACCTCAGGTGCTGGTGTAGAAGCAGCAACCATGGAAGAATCTGGTAACTTCATTCTCCATGACAGTAGAAAAAACCTTATGTGGCAGAGTTTTTTGCAACCATCTGACACACTCCTCCCAAACCAGCCCTTAACAGTTTCTTCAGAGTTAACCTCATCAAAGTCTTCCTCTCATGAAGGCTACTATGCTCTCAAAATGCTTCAACAGCCTATTTCTTTAAGCCTTGCCTTGACTTACAATCTACCTGAAACTTCCAAGGCTTCGGAGGAATCATACACCAACTATTCCTATTGGCAGGGTCCTGATATCTCGAATGTGACCGGAAAAGTTATAGCAGTTTTAGACCAAGCCGGAAGCTTTAGAATTGTTTACGGAGATGCCTCTGATGGAGCAGTTTATGTTTATAAGAATGACAACGACGATGCAGGTATGTCTGCTGCAGTTCACCAATCTACACAATTGACCGTTCTTCGAAGATTAACCCTGGAAAAGAATGGCAACTTGCGTTTGTATCGATGGGACGATGATGTAAATGGGTCGAGACAATGGGTGCCAGAATGGGCTGCAGTTTCAAATCCATGTGATATTGCTGGAATTTGTGGCAATGGAGTTTGTCATTTGGACAGAACCAAGACAAATGCCTCTTGCACTTGCTTGCCAGGAACTTCTAACGTTGGCAAGGAAGGCCAGTGCTATGAGAATTCATCTCTTGTTGGAAAATGCAATTCAAGGCGCAAAAGCCAGACATCGCAGTTTAGGATTTCAACAGTGCAGCAAACAAATTATTACTATTCTGAATTTTCAGTGATAGCTAACTACAGTGATTTTGCTTCAGTATCAAAATGTGGGGATGCTTGCTTATCAGACTGCGACTGCGTTGCATCTGTTTATGGGCTAGATGAGGAGAGACCATACTGCTGGGTGTTAAGGAGCTTGAATTTTGGTGGTTTTGAGGATACTAGCTCAACATTGTTTGTGAAGGTCAGTGCAAACAGCTCAATGACACCATATCGCAACGCTGGAGGGTCTAATAGCTCTTCGGATGGGATGGGGAGTGCGAAAGAGAAGGCTGTGATTATTCCAACTGTTTTGATCATGTTGGTTCTCATTGTGCTGCTATGCTTATTGCTGTATTACAGTGTTCACAGAAAAAGAATGTTGAAAAGAGAAATGGAAAGTTCCATGATCTTATCAGGTGCTCCCATGAATTTCAGTTATCGCGATATGCAAATCAGGACTAGCAACTTTTCGCAGCTGCTAGGAACAG GTGGATTTGGGAGTGTGTACAAAGGAAGCTTGGGAGATGGGACACTAATTGCAGTTAAGAAACTTGACAGAGTTCTGCCACATGGAGAGAGAGAATTTATTACTGAAGTGAACACCATTGGCTCAATGCATCATATGAATTTAGTTCGCCTATGCGGCTACTGCTCCGAGGGATTGCATCG GCTGCTAGTTTATGAGTTCATGAAGAATGGTTCCTTGGATAAGTGGATCTTCCCTTCATATGAAGCAAGAGATAGAGTACTAGATTGGCCAACACGGTTTTATATAGCTGTAGCTACTGCACAAGGGATAGCTTACTTTCATGAGCAGTGCAGGAACCGGATAATACATTGTGACATCAAACCTGAAAACATATTGTTGGATGAAAACTTTTGTCCTAAAGTGTCTGATTTTGGATtagccaaattgatgggaagGGAGCACTCTCATGTGGTGACAATGGTAAGAGGGACAAGAGGTTATTTGGCACCAGAATGGGTTAGTAATCGCCCTATAACCGTAAAAGCCGATGTTTACAGCTATGGGATGCTTCTCTTAGAGATAATTGGTGGCAGGAGAAATCTTGATATGTCCTTTGATGCAGAGGATTTCTTCTATCCTGGTTGGGCTTACAAG GAGATGACTAATGGATCTACAATCAAAGTGGCAGATAGAAGACTAAATGGGGTGGTTGACGAAGAAGAGCTAATGAGAACTCTGAAAGTTGCATTTTGGTGCATCCAAGATGAGGTTTTCTTGAGACCAACAATGGGGGAAGTGGTGAGGATGCTAGAAGGATCAACCAACATTAACATGCCTCCAATGCCTCAGACAGTTCTAGAGTTAATTGAGGAAGGCTTAGAACATGTATATAAAGCAATGAAAAGAGAGTATAACCCTTCCAGCTCATCAACCATTACAAGCCATCTGACATCTCAAGCCACATGTAGCAAATCCACAATGTCACCAAGATAA
- the LOC107466806 gene encoding hevamine-A-like yields the protein MASNLIIVIALLSFFLPTIIAISSNNAGGIAIYWGQRGDEGTLEETCASGNYAFVNIAFLSAFGNGTNPVLNLAGHCDAHTGQCTVLSSDIKSCQAKNIKVMLSIGGATFQNYTLTSSVDAGQVAAYLWNNFLGGQSSLRPLGDAVLDGIDFVIEGGQYHYWDDLAKNLSSYNNQSKKVYLTAAPQCPFPDTCLGTALSTGLFDYVWVQFYNNHQCEYNKGNITGLQDYWGIWTSNIHADMIFLGLPAAINASITGFIPPANLTSEVLPIVKNSTKYGGVMLWSRYWDKLTNYSSFIKSYV from the coding sequence ATGGCTTCAAATTTGATAATTGTAATTGCACTCCTATCATTCTTTCTGCCAACTATTATAGCAATAAGCTCAAATAATGCAGGTGGAATTGCCATCTACTGGGGTCAACGTGGAGATGAGGGAACCTTGGAAGAAACTTGTGCGTCCGGGAACTATGCATTTGTGAACATAGCTTTCCTATCTGCATTTGGGAACGGCACAAATCCAGTTTTGAATCTTGCTGGCCATTGTGACGCCCACACCGGTCAATGCACTGTTTTGAGTTCTGATATCAAGTCATGTCAAGCCAAGAACATCAAGGTCATGCTTTCCATTGGAGGAGCTACCTTCCAAAACTACACACTCACTTCAAGCGTGGATGCAGGCCAGGTAGCAGCATACTTGTGGAACAACTTCTTGGGTGGACAATCTTCTTTGCGGCCGCTAGGGGATGCTGTCCTGGATGGAATTGATTTCGTTATTGAGGGCGGGCAATACCATTACTGGGACGATCTTGCCAAAAACCTCTCCAGTTACAACAACCAAAGCAAGAAAGTGTACCTAACTGCTGCACCACAATGTCCTTTCCCTGATACTTGTCTTGGAACTGCTCTCAGCACTGGCCTATTTGACTATGTTTGGGTTCAATTCTATAACAACCATCAATGTGAGTACAATAAAGGAAATATAACCGGTCTTCAAGATTATTGGGGAATTTGGACTTCAAATATCCATGCAGATATGATTTTCTTAGGGCTACCTGCTGCAATTAATGCTTCTATTACCGGCTTTATCCCTCCGGCAAATCTAACTTCAGAAGTTCTTCCAATAGTCAAGAATTCAACTAAATATGGAGGAGTTATGCTGTGGTCCAGATATTGGGATAAACTCACAAACTACAGCTCTTTCATCAAAAGTTATGTTTGA